Proteins found in one Fulvitalea axinellae genomic segment:
- a CDS encoding isochorismatase family cysteine hydrolase, whose translation MLYLTLSLIPVMYLIIRVYALKTGQERISTGHPIQTEKRKNTALLVMDVQRDLFNEDGKAFLGLPNADEFIRKTNTIIKQANRNGWLVIYIQNEYRDDILLRMLTNGAMRPDSDGIALDDRLLVIDQGLRINKNKCDAFSNPVLENALDQANIGKLFILGADARYCVRATALAGLNRLYEVSLLDDLVATKPAKALTETLNALRTKGIGLVSSSALLSKKNRSDKN comes from the coding sequence GGGTATACGCATTAAAAACCGGACAGGAAAGAATTTCCACCGGCCACCCCATTCAGACCGAAAAGCGTAAGAACACCGCTCTTTTGGTCATGGACGTGCAACGGGATTTGTTCAATGAAGACGGAAAAGCCTTCCTCGGATTACCCAACGCCGACGAATTTATACGCAAAACCAACACCATCATCAAACAGGCCAACCGAAACGGATGGCTTGTCATATATATCCAAAACGAGTACCGAGACGATATTCTACTTCGTATGCTGACCAACGGCGCCATGCGTCCAGACTCAGACGGCATAGCTTTGGACGACCGCCTTCTGGTCATAGACCAAGGACTGCGCATCAATAAAAATAAATGCGATGCCTTCAGCAATCCCGTTCTGGAAAACGCCTTGGACCAAGCGAATATCGGCAAGCTTTTTATCCTTGGCGCAGACGCCCGCTATTGTGTCCGGGCCACGGCCCTCGCAGGCCTAAACCGCCTCTATGAAGTCTCTCTGCTCGATGATTTGGTTGCCACCAAACCGGCTAAAGCCTTAACCGAAACCCTTAACGCTTTACGTACCAAAGGGATTGGGTTAGTTTCCAGCTCGGCATTGTTATCGAAAAAAAACAGGAGCGATAAGAATTAG